A window of Thermodesulfobacteriota bacterium contains these coding sequences:
- a CDS encoding Rrf2 family transcriptional regulator, with translation MRLSKKTEYAFRALIHVARFPEGTTFQIRELAEKNGIPKKFLELILLDLKKAGILSSRRGVGGGYLLARPPETIRGGEIIEAFEGPLAAGEGKKASPRAPGREPSAAVGRMVAEASRAAAEVLSRWTLADLVREEDDAAERRRRNVMYFI, from the coding sequence ATGCGCCTGTCGAAGAAGACCGAGTACGCTTTCCGCGCGCTGATCCACGTCGCGCGGTTCCCGGAAGGGACCACTTTCCAGATCCGGGAACTCGCGGAGAAGAACGGCATCCCGAAGAAGTTCCTCGAGCTGATCCTGCTCGACCTGAAAAAGGCCGGGATCCTGTCGAGCCGGCGCGGCGTCGGCGGCGGCTATCTCCTCGCCCGCCCCCCGGAGACGATCCGCGGCGGCGAGATCATCGAGGCGTTCGAAGGGCCGCTCGCGGCCGGGGAGGGGAAGAAGGCCTCCCCCCGAGCCCCCGGAAGGGAGCCGTCGGCCGCGGTGGGCCGCATGGTGGCCGAGGCGTCGCGCGCGGCGGCGGAAGTCCTTTCCCGCTGGACCCTGGCGGACCTGGTGCGGGAGGAGGACGACGCGGCCGAGCGCCGTCGCCGCAACGTGATGTACTTTATCTGA
- a CDS encoding PaaI family thioesterase: MTEEAFQDYYPDNVAHCYGCGRLNGHGHRIRTRWEGDETVTRFRPEPYHTAIPGYVYGGLIASLIDCHCTGTAAAAMYRAEGRGMGTEPSFRFVTGSLRVDYLKPTPLSAELEIRGRVKEIRGRKVVVEATVYAAGTATARGEVTAVQMPEEFLR, translated from the coding sequence TGACCGAGGAAGCGTTCCAGGACTATTACCCCGACAACGTGGCCCATTGCTACGGCTGCGGGCGCCTGAACGGGCACGGGCACCGGATCCGGACCCGCTGGGAGGGTGACGAGACCGTCACCCGCTTCCGGCCGGAGCCGTATCACACGGCGATCCCCGGCTACGTGTACGGCGGGTTGATCGCGTCGCTGATCGATTGCCATTGCACGGGCACCGCCGCGGCGGCGATGTACCGGGCGGAAGGGCGCGGGATGGGCACCGAGCCGTCCTTTCGCTTCGTGACGGGATCGCTTCGCGTGGATTACCTGAAGCCGACGCCGCTATCCGCCGAGCTGGAGATCCGGGGGAGGGTGAAGGAGATCCGCGGCCGGAAGGTCGTCGTCGAGGCGACGGTCTACGCCGCGGGGACGGCCACCGCGCGCGGGGAGGTGACGGCGGTGCAGATGCCGGAGGAGTTCCTCAGATAA